The DNA region TAGCAGACATGGATTCGCTTGGCGAAGCCGATAAGCAAAGAATGTCTACCATGATCGATCAGCTCCAAATCCGTGACAGGTTCGGTTCATTTTTTAGTTTGCGTGATTATGGTGTGTGCTACGCTCTTTTTAGATTTGTGGGGCTTCATGTTACTTTGTATAAAGGAAGCACAGTATTTTCAAATATTGTGGTTTGCTCTCTTTGTGAAGCCATAGTGAAGTTCTCCTTAAAACCAGCGTGACGTTTGAATGTTGCTTCTGGACGTTTTGGGAACAACATTTGTTTTCTACATTTTGCTTTCTCTGTATTTTGATTGTTGCTGTCACTTAGTTGTTTTTGCAACCACTTTTCCTTGGTGTGCAATGCATTGTGTTGAGATGGTAAAAATGATTCACAGTTTATTTACTTGAAGCACAAAGGCGGCAATTAAGTAAGTAACTATTAGTAGTTATAACAGAAAACTGGTTATTAGAATTAGGAAACTATAACTAACTGAAGCATACATATCAATGATGCCAAGCTTGTACAAAAGTGTAGAGAAGAGAGGAAAACTGAGGGCCTTTTCCATGATGTCTGTTAATTCTGCAGCGGATGGAATTGGAAGCAGCCCAATCTGAACCACTAAAGGCTTTTAGGCATCTAGTGATCTTGCATTGTTTTTTGCCTCAAAGTATTAACAGCATAAGCCAAATCTTCGATATGCCTTAGGATCAGAATAAGCCAACTCTTGATCTTTAGAAAATTGGCTTGTAGGCAGCATACTTGATTTTAACAAGCTGATCCTTGATCTAGCCACTTTCCAAGCCAAGAAAAAATTGAAGGGGATCAACATCCTTGATTTTAACAAGCTGATTCAAAGTCTTCTTGGCTGAATCAATTTCTGTGAGATCATTGCCAGTCAAGACCGGCATACATACACCAAGAGAATAGTGATGTTGAAGCCAACTGTTTTAACAAAAAGTGCGCAACCAGACTTGGACTGATGATACCctgtagagagagagagactcaAAGTTATCTAGCCCTTGCATTTGTGGGTAGCCCTTGGCTGCTATATCCTTCCACTGTTCCATAATTTAAGATATTCTGCAATACATTGTTCAATTTATAGAAGCTGTCCTGACTTTTGTGTTTAGGGATATTCTTGCTGTTTATTGTTTGAGAAATGTGAACATATAAATATACCTTAATGTTCTAACTGAACATATAAGTATACCTTAATATTTTGGGTTATGACATGATAGGGTGATTGATAATTGTCTAATGAAGTAATGAGGGAGAACATCATAAGGGGGTTCTTGTGTATATATTATGTAGATCCATTATACATTTGCTTGTTCAGTTTACCTGTTGCATTGTGTAATATGGGGAAACTGATTATGATTTTATATTTCATTGCAGTCTGAGAATGTATAATTCCCTGGTGGAGAGATGCTTTACTGATTGTGTTGACACATTCAAGCATAAATCCCTGCAAAAGCAAGAGGAAAGCTGTGTTCGAAGATGCGCAGAGAAATTTCTGAAGCACTCTATGCGTGTTGGCATGAGGTTTGCCGAGCTCAACCAAGGAGCTGCAACGCAAGATTGATGTCTGTTAACATTAGAgaacttttgattttttttgtttcattaTATTTTTGCTTTTACAAAATGAGAAATTGTAGAGACTTCCTTTCTTAGTAGTTGCTATGAGTGCACAATATTTCATtgctaaataaatttgtgaTGTGATGATGATGCAATCACTCTGCTTTAGAGTCCCAATGCTTGATTGACTTTATTCACTTCTAAACATTTTTGCTTTTTCTCTATGGAGATCGTGACTCTTTTGATGAACTTCTTTTTCTCCCTACGTAAGGCTCAATAGCTTCTTTCTGTTGAAAAGAAAATGCCAAATTGAATCAGGTGCTCTGCTGAGTGCTGACACACGGTTCTGTTATGCTTGTCACTATTTGAGAGGTACTTGAGTAAGTTTTTGTAAGCCTCTCATGTTACCATTGGAAGTTGCAAGACCACGTAATAGATTTTAATCCTCTAATTGATCAGTTAGTAAAGCTTAATACTGGTTTGTGGAGCTTGTTGCATTGTGGATTTGGTAAATTGTTAACTCAAGTCAGCAGCTTCGTGCTGAATTTAATTGCAAGTGAAGAAGTGTTAATCCCTTATTTCTTCTATAAATATGAAGGCTAATTTGAACGGTGAAATCTGTGAGGTGTTTTATGTCTTGAAGTTTATTTCATATTGGTAGGTACTTGAGGGTATTGTTTTGGTTTAGTTTgctaattatattttaaagtaTGAGGATGGGAAGGTTGATTGCTGTTATAAAGGCTTGTTTTAAAAGTTGGTAGTGATGTTTCTCATATTTGGATTTTTATTAAGATTAATTGGCTTAGTGCATAGGATATGGATTGCGGTAAGTTTTGTGTCTCATTTTTTATCAGATGAAATAATAGACTCGAACATGTGTAGATACGAAAATAATCTAGTAATATAAAATAATCAGATAATACTTAAAGGATTGTTTAAATGACTCATGTGAACTACTAATCCACAATTCAATGGacatgtaaatttttttatttaatccaAATTTTTTCATGGTCAATAATATAACTCAATACTTAATAGTAGTGGGAAAAATAGTTCATATAATTCGTTAATATTTTATATACGTCGGAATTTTTCATGATCAAGATAGATTTTTATTCAGTCGACATTTTCTGATATTTATACTAGAAGAATGCTAAAATATCAATCTTGAAGGACAGTGCGTGTCAACCCGATCCGGATAGTTCGAGGCAAGACAGGTTAATTGGTGGGACATTAGAGGTTGTGCATGTTCACTCGGACATTGCATTACTTGTTCACTTTAAACTATTGAGACAAGTTGATTGTAGAAAGGAGTTTCCTAGAGACGTGCTATATTTGCTATGTGCGAAAAAATTAAGGAACAAGTGACTAATAAAACTAACGAACAACTATATAACCCTTGAGAAAAGGACATATGTCATATATAACTAATAGATAAGAATACATTACAAATAAGGTTTAACACAATTGATAGATATATGAGTTTCTTAAACATTTAATTTAAGGTTCGATCTGTGCGTGAAGAAAGATAACTAATAGATAAGAATACATTACAAATAAAGTTTAACACAACTGGTAGATAGTTGAGTTTCTTAAACATTTAATTTAAGGTTCAATTTGTGCATAAAGAAAGATTCGTTGAAAAATATCTAGtaacttaatatttaaaaatgccTGACTAAGATTTTCAGTCCCATAGTATCGAGTGATTTTGGCCCTTTAGTTTTTTTCCCCCTTGATTTTAATCATCTAATATTTTTAATCATatctaagtttcaaaaaaataggGAGAAATTATGTTCTTAACACTCATAATAATAtacatatattatttttatgttgaTTGTCGACACTAGATTTGTCTGTTTGTGTATATCTAGATTCTAGCAGCATGTAATTGGTATTTATGTAAATTACATAAAAGGTTATATATGCACTTGACTTTTTCCACACTATGAAGACTCACATCTCTCCTTCTCTCATCATTTCTCTTAATATTACCTGTTCTTATTTTCTGTTTGTTTCCTTTCTATTTCTACTCTATCAGGAGGTATAAAAGAAACTTTTTTGGTtatatcaaagaaaaaatagccactttcaaaaaaaaaaaattagccaaTAACAGCCTTTTTTCTTATAACCATAGGTGTCCTTTATTGAGacaattttattcaattcaAGTGTTATAAAGTTAAATGTCTCTTTAATAGTGAGTTTCATAAGAATTAAACTTTTAACctcaataatttaaataattgttTTTAATCACAACGATTGTTACTCACAATGGTTAATAATAGGCATATTTATTAAGGGCTAAGGTTGCATTCATTTATCCCCTCATTATTTAACACTTTTTTCTTAAAAAGCCAGATTTAACATTTCAATCCACTGCACTGGGTTTCATCTACCGTGTGTCAGTTACAAACTGACGCACGGTGCTACAGTTAATTTCCCACCGTTGAATTTAATGCTTTTTTTAATTCATGGATGAGATCAATTgacatttaaaaaataatttatgggTTTTACTAAAACACCCATTACCGGTCTACCCCATTAAGTTGTGAGTTGTACTGTTCCAGTTCCTCATCTACATCGCCGGCTACCGTCACCACCACATACGTTGGTTTTACTGTTCCAGTTCCTCCCTCTTCATCTAAATCCAAAGGTTGGACCTTTTAATTGGGTTTCTTCATGTCCAGATTCAAGAACCCAAATTCAAGAACTTCAAAGAGTTCTACACTGTTCTTCATGTCCAGCCAACCAAAAcgattttttgagaaaaaaacataaaatcacACTGTTTATATTAATGAAATTAATCATATGAACTTCAAGGAACGAAGTATTGATTAGAGGCATTTTTTCTGCATCTCAAAGCTTTTACCCAAGCTTCTTCCATATATGTTTCTCGTCTATTCTTCTCTGATCTTTGACCTCTAATTTTGGAtctctaattttttatttttgatttttgatcTACAACTTCAACCTCTGCTTTTGATCACCGACTTCGATTTCTATTCTCCCATTTTCGACTTTCTGCAGCAACGCTTCTTGCTTGTTGATTTCCATGGATGGATCTCCACCTCCATTGTATCTCcctcttttttctctttcatggTTAGTGACCCGACAAAAAACAAACACAGAGCAGAGGGGCCAGAGAGCATGCAATCCTTCACCAAGGGCGGAGACGACGAAGATTCTGTTGAAGAGAGTTCAGtgtgatgatggtggtgcttGATTTGGGGTTTTAGGGTTTCTTTATCTTGTTTCTCCAAAACCTCATAGCCCCAAATTCATCACACTACAAAACCAGGTACAAAGCTATGCCGTTGAGGAACAATAACAGTGATGGGGCGATTGTTAAAAAGATAGAAACTTTGAATTGTTGGGTCTGAATTCCTCAACGGCATGAGTGAAATTGTTGGTGGAGTGAAGAGGTGGagagagaaaaggagaagaaaggaaagggaaaaggaaaaatggatATTGTTGTAATTTAGGTGAGAAACAGTAACTGCAGCACCGTGCGTCAGTTACAAACTGACTCACGGTAGATGCGGCCACTGCACTGTTGTGCAAAGATTCAACAAAAGGAAGACTATTTTGGTGACAAAGAACTTGTGTCCCATCCTATGTCCCTTGACCCGAAGAATCTGGGTTTTCCCCTTGACCTAACCGTTCGAGCTAAGTCAATCCTACTCTAAATAGAGTGAGAGAAGGATCTGagtttgaattataaatttataatcaaTTGATTATAGCAAACTGTGGCACGAGGAAATGACATAATTTGGAAACAGGATATAGAAGACGAAAGAGGGACGTGCTCACCATCACTTGCCAAATGCCAAGTATCGTTAATGCTTAAAGCCAAATGGCAAATGCCAAACGACAAGTTGCTACTTGCTATAGCTAGGTCCATAAACTATAATGAGAAGCCATCTTTATATGGAAAATAATTCGCATAAACCCGGAAGGTGACACCCAACAAACATCTACACActcaatttatatatatatatatatgtgtgtggaATATGGATGTATTAAGAAGATAGAGATAAGGAAAAAATTTGAGTGTTTGTAAAGTGTATGCAATTATTAAATGTCTAATATTATTACTTAACATACATAGATGAATGTCATCATAATCCGGTGGATAAGAAAGCTTTGTCAAGCACATTTAACTGATTGACtttgaaatcaaaatcaattttgagaaGAAACTTTTATAAGTAATTTTTGAGTACCTAATTTGATACAGGAGAAAAATACAGGTAAGAATTTTTTAGCACACTTAACAGCTGCATATGGCTATGCAGTATATATATCAAGCAAAACCAAAATTGGGGGTCCATCACACCATGCCATGCAATGAATGGGGTGCTACTTGACTGACCACACCACCTTCCTTCATCCCTTTCAACCCTCTTATCTTATATGTCTTTACTCATCATCCAACTTTTTTAGCTGAAACTTGGCCAAGTTGCTCTTTAACTTTTGATTAGTCTTACTCTAACACACTCTTTCTTCTCTAGACCACCTCACCAATATTAAAGCCTTCACTCCATCTCAATACAGTTCAATCTCTTCTCCAATCTTCCCTTCTCCTTCCTACATACTCGGAGTAATTAAGGTTCATTGCAAACACCTTTTGagttttattattttgttttatctCTCTCGGTTTTCTATTCATAAACATGGTTTCTGCTGGAACTTATGTGTCCTCTGCTTTTTGTAATCTGTAGGCAAAAAGACTTGAGGAATTAGTACCGTTTCTTCCATGGGAGCATGCTTGGGGACCACGCATATTAAAGCTGAGAGCCTACTTAACACTGGTATTCCACATTTTTGTTCATCTTTGCTTTTCTGTTGATTGGTTTTGGTATTCTCTACTTCATTTAACTCAAGTTCAGCTCTTTCTTTTCCCCTTTGGTTTGATTAGACTGCATGAAGGATTTTGTTTAGGCAAAGTGGATTTAAACTTAGATTCCCTGCTCTTCCGATTGTCCAACTTTTCATTTGTTGGCTACATTCTTCAAATTGTTCTACAGATGCCAAATATCTTGTTTCAATATAAATATTGACACTTTCCAATATACATATTGACTTAACCGTGTGACCTTGACTTCACTATATTCACTCTAATATAccaattttattaattataacaACATATATTGAAGTGGAAACAGACTTAAGCACTCACTTTGAAATATAAAAGTGAGCAGAGGATTGAGATGAAAGTCCGTTTACATTGCACTCAACAAGTACCAAACGCACTAAAGATTAAGATCCAGCTTGTTATCTCAGTGAATGCTaatttataacttataagtAATATGTAGCTGATGAAAGTTTTATTTGTGGGAATATCATCTCAGGATTAAGTTCAAAGCATGTGAGTGCTGATGCAAAAGATCCAAGTAATAAGGATCCCGGTGATCAGAGCAGAACAAGTAGTGAAGTTGCTGATGATCTTAGTAGCCAAAGTAGTAAGGTCTTAGAGGGGTCAGCACCTCAAACTCCGCGGAGCGTGTGTGAGATCGTGCAGTCATCTAATCTGAAGAGCTTTCCGTTGACAGAACTTAAAGTTGCCACCAGAAATTTCCGTGCAGATAGTATGATGTTAGGAGAAGGTGGTTTTGGATCAGTCTATAAGGGCTGGATTGATGAACACTCACCATCTGCTGCTAAACCTGGTACAGGCATTGTTGTTGCTGTGAAAAGGCTTAATCAGGATGGCTCCCAAGGTCACAAGGTGTCGTTGGTGAGTTTTAACTCTAATCTACTTATTTAAATCCATTGCTCTTGCTAATTAAGAATAAAAACGGATTAAAATCTTCTGTACTCAAACTGTTTCTCATTCTCAGTCCCACCAATGAAAAAATTGACAGACTATGTAAGTTTGTAATTTCCACCCTCATGTCTTTTCTAATTGACACTGAAAGATTTAATTGTTGGGGCAGAAAATTCAGATACCATTTTTAGGACAGAAGTTCTTGATTCATCAAAAGCTGCCTCCAATACATTGTAAACAATTAATATATGTTTGAGAATGTTTTTACCTTGTAGGCAAGGCATGGTATAATTCAAGAAGCAAGTCTTGAGGTGCCTTATCTTATCCATGTTTCTCTTGGTTGTGAAATTAAGAGGGGTTTTGTTTTCAGTGTTAATGTTACGTCAATTTTGCTTTGCAATGTTTGTCTTTTCAATTTTAGGCTGAAGTCAACTATCTAGGCCAGCTTTCTCATCCTCATCTAGTGAAGTTGATAGGGTATTGCCTTGAAGATGAAAACCGCCTTCTGGTCTATGAATTTGTGCCTCGTGGCAACTTGGAGAACCACTTGTTCAGGAGTGAGTTCTTCCTACTcctagcatgtttggatcagtttaTTTTTCTCATTATTGGATTTAAGAACTAATGTGCCTAACCTTAGCAATATGATTATGATTGTAACAGGAGGTTCATATTTTCAACCTCTTTCTTGGAGCCTCCGTTTGAAGGTTGCTCTTGGTGCTGCCAAAGGCCTTGCATTTCTTCACACTGAAACAAAAGTGACATACCGGGATTTCAAGACTTCAAGTGTCTTGCTAGATTCAGTAAGTGTCAATTGTACACACACAAAACAGACACATTACAATCAGGTTCTATGCACAGGAATTCAGACATCAaatctgaaattttttttgcTGATTTGATCACAGAATTACAATGCAAAACTTTCTGATTTTGGATTGGCAAAGGACGGGTCAACAAGTGAAAAAAGCAATGTCACCTACGGATATGCAGCTCCAGAATACCTAGCCAATGGTATTGTGAGGTTCATGTTATAGTGAACCAAATGATATTTCATTTTTAGATTCTTTAAATCACCTTATTTTTTCCTTGAATCAATTCTGACCCCCAAAAGCTACGCACAAAAGTTTCCCCCCAGAATCGGTTCTGGCTTTAAAGGAAAGCGAAAGTTAAAAATGATTTTGCAATAACAATGAGTCTTCTACACCtcaatattttcataagtttccTTATAAGGATATTTTTGCAAGTCAGAAACCAAATAGTTATCTCAGTTGAAAAACTCTCATAAGCTAGAAGCTTTCAAACTGGTCTTTTTATCTTCATTAACTTACTCAAGAATCAACTTCATATATCATTTTGGTCAGTGACTAAAATCTTCTGTTGACGAAGGTCACCTCACTGCTAAGAGTGATGTCTTCAGTTTTGGAGTTGTTCTACTGGAAATTCTATCAGGCAAACGTGCTTTTGACAAGAACAGACCACAAGGGCAACACAATTTGGTAGAATGGGCAAGACCCTACCTAGCAAACAAGCGTAAGCTTTTACGTGTGTTGGATACTCGCCTTGAAGGACAATATGAATTAGAGGAAGCTTATAAGGTAGCTATTCTCTCCCTAAGGTGCCTTTCAACAGAAGCAAAGTTGAGACCATACATGGATGAGGTTGTTGCATATTTGGAGAAGCTACAAGCTCCCCATGTAAATAAAAGCAACAAAAATCATTTACGCAGAAAAAGTGCTGATGATTTTATCCCTGTTAGAACCATCAAAGCTCATCTCCACCCCACTGCTTCACTGCCTTGTACACTATCCTTAGCATGAAAGTTAGCAATGTTGTCTAATATATTGTACACATCTTATCTAGTGTTTGTAAAAGTTAAAATAGGTGGCAATGCAATGTATTTTGCTCTGTAGTTTCATAATCTATACTGTTACACTTGCAATGTGCTGCTTTCACATAAGGGAATATAAGTTGATTAAATGTTAATTTTGATTACTCTTTGCTTGTTTTTTGAGAATATGGGCATAATTTAGGCACAAAAGGAAACTAAAACCAGAGTGTTTTTTATCCAGCCAAACTAAAACCTCTTGATTTTTTAGAAGATTGATGAAAAAGACTCCCACTAAGAAAAGAGAAAGCCTCTTCTGAGAGATGAGAAAGACTCTTCTTTGTCGCTAATCTATCTCAAGGCTCAAGTGGAAGAGTCATAGAAAACACTCTTTGAATTCAAAACAAAGCCACCAGGGACCATTGGACCATGATTCACGATCAATTAAATTAGTTTTGGACGGACTCTTTGGTCATCATCCACCTTTCTAAACGTGACTTTCTTAATCTATTGGCCCAATcattgaagagagagagagaataaatgGATAATTTTGTCCCCGGGTGAAAAACCCTGATTGACATATTCATTACACATTTCATTATAACATCTTACATTTACTATTTTTATTTCCAAGTTTTGAAATCTAACAAATGAAAGGACTTCTCAGTACAaattcaattattatttttcaaaccATTCTATAAACTAGTAAAAGGCAAACTATTTTTGCTAACAATACAGGTTATATATTTACACAAAATGAGATATTCAGACGTGTTTGTCCTAAGAACTCAGTTCAATTTTATACTGATGATTTGCTTTCTAAAAGAGAACTTGACAACTATCAAATTGGCAAGGATAAACCAAATTACTACCTAAATCTTGCTAGTCATGACTAAAGTTATGTCTGGATATCCATTAGTACCAGCGAAAACAAATATTAGCACAcacttcaaagaaaaaaatgaatagAACTCGTCTTATGAATTTGGATGAGAGTCTTCTCATGTTTCACATTTGAGAAGGAGAAGTCACTTAATATTATAGCTTCTTTCAAAATTATCCTGTACATAGATTCATACAACTATTAATTAACACAAAATTGGCTGTATATCAGTTGTTAACTGTGTACCTGCCAATGCTGGCTGAAAACTATGCGAATGAATCACCCAACATTGCCATAAGCAGGCGACAGTAATGGAAGACTTTCCTTTACAAGATATAGAGATCACTTATCAGTTATCACCATGTTCTTACTAGCCCAGGCGCCCAACTTTTCCAATCCAATCTTCCAATAGACTTATTTCTAAAGCTGACCATGTCTCTGAATTCAAAAACCTTCTTCAAATAACTATTCCCCTGTTTAGCTGGTTCAGGTGCAGTGTTCTCAACAGataattctttttcttcttcaggcGCTACAACAGCTTGGGAGATGCATTCATCCTGAGGAGCTGTCTCGTCAATAATGTTTCCAAGAATCTCAACCACCTCACTCATTTTCGGCCGGGACTTTGGCTGCTTCATGAGACACTTGTTTGCTAGGACTGCAAGTTTATGAGCTGATTTTATGCAATCCTGTCCTTCAAGCCGAGGATCGACAATAACACGGAACTTCCTAGGATCAGAAATATAAGGTCTTACCCACTCTAAaagcttttgttcatttcttggtAGGTTTCTTTCTACAGCTCTCCTCCCGGTGATAAGCTCATAAAGAACTACACCAAAGCTCCAGACATCGCTCTTAGCAGTCAGCTTACCAGTATGAACATACTCAGGCGCAGCATAGCCAATAGTGCCGACAACCTTCGTGAAGAGGAAATAAGTCATTCATTTCACATATCAGTAGAATACCAGGATTACAAACAAAGTTCCATATTTTTCAGACCACCATAATGACCTCATGGATCAGACTCATTCAGCAATGAATAAGGTCAAAACTAAAAATATATATCTAGTCAACTACTTCAGATTAACTTCCAGGAAGCATGATATTCAGATGTTATCAAGTATTGTTGTCAAATTTCCACCAATGTTATGTTTAAAAGTAGAATATAAGGACTTTTCTCAGGAGTGTGTATAGAGATTTTCTTACTGATGTTGAAACGTAACCAGACCCTTCTGTGGGTCCTTGCCTAGCAAGTCCAAAATCAGATAGCTTTGCATTGAAGTCCTCATCCAGCAAGATGTTGGATGTTTTAAAATCTCGAAATATTAGCTGCATCAATTAGAATTAGAATCATAAATGTGTTTCTAAAAAAGCACTGTAAGGATTTTAGCTGATGAGAAATGCTGTAAAAGACATCCACAGTAGAAACCATCCACAAAGATAAATACATTAATAGCAAAGGCATAAGGAGCTGAATTTATAAACCAATGTTAAAATTCCAAATAGGAATGTCTAAGTAACAAGTTCCTAATAACGGTTTAATTATTTCTATTTCAACGTAAAgctaaacaaacaaacaaaaaaagatACTTACATGTTTGCTTAACTTACAAGAAATTCCAAAAATAGTGcttaaaaactcatttattGCATGTCCTGATCAGTGATTTTCTGCATGTTTGGTTGTGTATTTGGTACACCTAAACTTGAAAGGTATTTTGCTGCTCTAGGGACAGTCATGTTTGGCTTCAccttgaaacaatttttaaaacttgATATCCCAATTCCCCATTTGATCTGAAGCAAGTAATCCTTCAATTTGACAATTCATGGCAAAAATTCACTACCAACTATGTCATGTTTGATAAATCCAAAATTCCAAACATAAATAACTTCATTTCAAATTCCCTTctaaactaaaattaattttgcatAGTCAAGATCATCCGGCTAGCATTCACCCTAATATCCACTTCATCAACAGAAACCATAAAGACATGACATCtttaacaaacaaaaaaatgaacATGGACTTAAGAAACCGATTTCCTGCATATGATTGTAGTACATGACAAAACAACAATACAATTTGTCCTAATGTACCTGAAAATCCATTTCTTCATGCAGGTATGCCAAGCCACGAGCTGCATCTTGAGCAATCCTTAATCTAGTAGTCCAAGGGAGAAATGACGAGGGAACCCGAGCCAAGAGATGATCTTCCAAGCTCTTATTTGGCATAAACTCATACACCAAAAGTCTTTGAATCCCTCTTTCATCATCTTCTGCACAGTAACCCTCTAACCTCACAAGATTTGGATGCTTGATCACCCCCAACAAGTTCACTTCATTAATCCACTCCTTATGCCCCTGAAAACTAGAAATGCAAGAGACAGAGAAACCCCACATCAAGATATCTCCTTAAACAACATACCAAGTTGAAAAAACAGGAACACCAAGCTGAAAATCCACTGCTTATTGCTCTTTTTTCAGAATTGAATGAAGGGTACTAACTAAAATTGCGAGAGAAATTCAGCTATAtgaatcaaaactcaaaaggtgAATAATCAATTGATGGGTTAACATAGAGAGGAAGAAAGGGGCATGCCTGGTGGCCATTACGATTCAACTGCTTGATAGCAACATCGATTTGGGAATCATCGATGAGTCCTCTGTAGACAGAACCGAAGCCTCCCTCGCCGATCAAGAGGGTTCTGCTGAAGCCACGCGTGGCGGTTTTGAGGtcggagaaggagaagaggcgAAGGTTGTTGGCTCGCCGGAGAGAGAGGAACTCGTGGAAGCCCACCGTGTCGGAGTAGTCTCTTGACCCAGTTGAGTCAAACTCGGACCTGCGAGTGTCCATGAGGCTGAGAGAGCGCGCCCATGAGACCCTTGATCCTCTTGAGCTGGAACCGCCGGCTCCGCCGTCTTCATCTTCGCCTCGCCGCTCGCCGTTTGAGAAATGGAAGCACTTCATTTGGTCACTACACCATGAACACACgcgatggaagaagaagaagaagaagaagaagaagaagggtcaGTGGTCAAGGAACCATAACAAGGAACAACCAAAGACGACCAAAACACAAAGGAATGAAACGGTATCGTTCGAGTTGAATGTTCTCTGTTGTTCACTTCTAGAGAGAATGATGCAAATGAATagaataatttttcattttctttttaagaaaagattaaaaaaaatcacaactctaaaaaatgaaaaatcactCT from Lotus japonicus ecotype B-129 chromosome 2, LjGifu_v1.2 includes:
- the LOC130740543 gene encoding serine/threonine-protein kinase PCRK1 isoform X1, with the translated sequence MKCFHFSNGERRGEDEDGGAGGSSSRGSRVSWARSLSLMDTRRSEFDSTGSRDYSDTVGFHEFLSLRRANNLRLFSFSDLKTATRGFSRTLLIGEGGFGSVYRGLIDDSQIDVAIKQLNRNGHQGHKEWINEVNLLGVIKHPNLVRLEGYCAEDDERGIQRLLVYEFMPNKSLEDHLLARVPSSFLPWTTRLRIAQDAARGLAYLHEEMDFQLIFRDFKTSNILLDEDFNAKLSDFGLARQGPTEGSGYVSTSVVGTIGYAAPEYVHTGKLTAKSDVWSFGVVLYELITGRRAVERNLPRNEQKLLEWVRPYISDPRKFRVIVDPRLEGQDCIKSAHKLAVLANKCLMKQPKSRPKMSEVVEILGNIIDETAPQDECISQAVVAPEEEKELSVENTAPEPAKQGNSYLKKVFEFRDMVSFRNKSIGRLDWKSWAPGLVRTW
- the LOC130740543 gene encoding serine/threonine-protein kinase PCRK2 isoform X2, with the translated sequence MATSFQGHKEWINEVNLLGVIKHPNLVRLEGYCAEDDERGIQRLLVYEFMPNKSLEDHLLARVPSSFLPWTTRLRIAQDAARGLAYLHEEMDFQLIFRDFKTSNILLDEDFNAKLSDFGLARQGPTEGSGYVSTSVVGTIGYAAPEYVHTGKLTAKSDVWSFGVVLYELITGRRAVERNLPRNEQKLLEWVRPYISDPRKFRVIVDPRLEGQDCIKSAHKLAVLANKCLMKQPKSRPKMSEVVEILGNIIDETAPQDECISQAVVAPEEEKELSVENTAPEPAKQGNSYLKKVFEFRDMVSFRNKSIGRLDWKSWAPGLVRTW
- the LOC130740544 gene encoding receptor-like cytoplasmic kinase 176, whose protein sequence is MGACLGTTHIKAESLLNTGLSSKHVSADAKDPSNKDPGDQSRTSSEVADDLSSQSSKVLEGSAPQTPRSVCEIVQSSNLKSFPLTELKVATRNFRADSMMLGEGGFGSVYKGWIDEHSPSAAKPGTGIVVAVKRLNQDGSQGHKVSLARHGIIQEASLEAEVNYLGQLSHPHLVKLIGYCLEDENRLLVYEFVPRGNLENHLFRRGSYFQPLSWSLRLKVALGAAKGLAFLHTETKVTYRDFKTSSVLLDSNYNAKLSDFGLAKDGSTSEKSNVTYGYAAPEYLANGHLTAKSDVFSFGVVLLEILSGKRAFDKNRPQGQHNLVEWARPYLANKRKLLRVLDTRLEGQYELEEAYKVAILSLRCLSTEAKLRPYMDEVVAYLEKLQAPHVNKSNKNHLRRKSADDFIPVRTIKAHLHPTASLPCTLSLA
- the LOC130740542 gene encoding mitochondrial import inner membrane translocase subunit Tim9, with the protein product MDKSMLADMDSLGEADKQRMSTMIDQLQIRDSLRMYNSLVERCFTDCVDTFKHKSLQKQEESCVRRCAEKFLKHSMRVGMRFAELNQGAATQD